The Argentina anserina chromosome 3, drPotAnse1.1, whole genome shotgun sequence genome includes a region encoding these proteins:
- the LOC126786642 gene encoding calcium permeable stress-gated cation channel 1-like isoform X1 translates to MATLGDIGVGAGINILSAFVFFLVFAFLRLQPFNDRVYFPKWYLKGVRESPTRAGAFVSKFVNLDYRSYLKFLHWMPEALKMPEPELIDHAGLDSAVYLRIYLIGLKIFVPIACVAWAVLVPVNWTNNTLDIAAHLKNVTSSDIDRLSISNIPEKSQRLWAHIVVAYAFTFWTCYVLLKEYEKVATMRLHFLATEKRRPDQFTALVRNVPPDADESVSELVEHFFLVNHPEHYLTHQVVNNANALAKLVEKKKKMDNWFVYYQNKLERSKTSVRPLTKLGFLGLWGKKVDAIEHYQSEIDKLKKEIPEERERVANDPKSIVSAAFVSFKSRWGAAVCAQTQQSRNPTIWLTEWAPEPRDVYWPNLAIPYVQLTVKRLIMAVAFFFLTFFFMIPIAFVQSLASLEGLEKVAPFLTPIVEVEFIKAVITGFLPGIALKLFLIFLPTILMIMAKFEGYTARSSLERRAASRYYLFCLVNVFLVSIIAGSALEQLKSFMHQSPSDIPVTIGTAVPLKATFFITYIMVDGWAGIAAEILMLKPLIIYHLKNTFLVKTDKDREEAMDPGSIGFNTGEPQIQLYILLGLVYATLTPVLLPFIIIFFGLAYVVFRHQIINVYNQEYESAAAFWPDVHGRIVSALLISQVVLLGLLTTKKAAQSTPFLLALPVLTIAFYKYCQGRFEPAFVRYPLQEAKMKDTLEHAREPNLNLKGYLQSAYVHPVFKECDEDDDDEDHFAFEKYENESVTTVATKRQSRRNTPVPSRMTGGSPTPSLPENYEDLQL, encoded by the exons ATGGCTACGCTCGGGGATATAGGGGTTGGAGCAGGCATCAACATCCTTAGTgcctttgttttctttttggtatTTGCGTTTCTTAGGCTTCAGCCGTTCAACGACAGAGTCTACTTTCCGAAATGGTATTTGAAGGGAGTGAGAGAGAGTCCCACACGCGCTGGCGCATTCGTGAGTAAATTTGTCAATCTAGACTATAGGTCTTATCTGAAGTTTCTGCATTGGATGCCGGAAGCATTGAAGATGCCGGAGCCGGAGCTTATTGATCATGCAGGATTGGATTCTGCTGTTTACTTGAGGATATACTTGATAGG GCTTAAAATCTTTGTTCCAATAGCATGCGTTGCATGGGCTGTTTTGGTACCAGTCAACTGGACAAATAACACTTTGGATATTGCTGCTCATTTAAAGAACGTCACTTCTAGTGACATTGATAGGCTCTCTATATCAAATATCCCAGAAAAATCTCAAAG ATTGTGGGCTCACATAGTGGTGGCGTATGCCTTTACTTTTTGGACTTGTTATGTGCTACTGAAGGAGTATGAAAAAGTTGCCACAATGCGGTTGCATTTTCTTGCAACAGAAAAACGACGACCAGACCAATTTACG GCCCTTGTCAGAAATGTTCCGCCAGATGCAGATGAATCTGTAAGTGAGCTTGTGGAGCACTTTTTTCTGGTCAACCATCCGGAGCATTATCTCACCCATCAG GTGGTGAACAATGCCAATGCACTTGCGAAATTggtagagaagaagaaaaaaatggatAACTGGTTCGTCTACTACCAAAACAAACTTGAAAGAAGCAAAACTTCCGTAAGGCCCTTGACTAAG CTTGGTTTTCTGGGGCTTTGGGGAAAGAAAGTTGATGCAATTGAACATTATCAATCTGAGATTGATAAGTTGAAGAAGGAA aTACCTGAAGAAAGGGAGAGGGTTGCAAACGACCCCAAGTCCATCGTGTCAGCTGCCTTTGTTTCCTTTAAAAGCAGATGGGGTGCCGCTGTTTGTGCACAAACTCAGCAATCTAGAAATCCGACTATTTGGTTAACAGAATGGGCTCCAGAGCCACGTGATGTATATTGGCCAAATCTGGCTATTCCATACGTACAACTCACCGTTAAGAGGCTCATAATGGCTGTTGCGTTCTTCTTCCTCACCTTCTTTTTCATGATCCCCATTGCATTTGTACAATCTCTTGCAAGCCTGGAGGGACTTGAGAAAGTAGCTCCATTCCTAACGCCCATTGTTGAAGT GGAATTCATTAAGGCGGTCATTACAGGGTTTCTACCTGGGATTGCACTGAAGTTGTTTCTGATATTTTTGCCAACCATATTGATGATCATGGCCAAATTTGAGGGTTATACAGCTCGGTCTTCTCTTGAGAGGAGAGCAGCATCTAGATACTATCTCTTCTGTTTGGTGAATGTATTCCTTGTTAGCATTATAGCTGGATCAGCACTTGAACAGCTAAAATCTTTCATGCACCAATCACCGTCTGA CATTCCAGTGACAATTGGCACTGCAGTCCCATTAAAAGCAACTTTcttcataacatatataatggTTGATGGATGGGCTGGTATCGCTGCAGAAATCTTGATGTTGAAGCCACTCATCATATATCACTTGAAGAATACCTTCCTTGTGAAGACTGACAAGGACAGGGAGGAGGCAATGGATCCAGGAAGTATTGGTTTCAACACTGGGGAGCCTCAGATACAGCTTTATATCTTACTGGGGCTTGTGTATGCTACACTGACACCAGTTTTACTTCCAttcataattattttctttgggCTGGCTTATGTTGTGTTCCGTCATCAG ATCATAAATGTATACAACCAGGAATATGAAAGTGCTGCTGCATTCTGGCCTGATGTCCATGGTCGCATTGTGTCTGCATTGCTTATCTCTCAGGTGGTTCTATTGGGATTGTTGACTACTAAAAAAGCTGCTCAGTCTACACCTTTTCTTCTTGCACTTCCAGTATTAACCATAGCATTCTATAAGTATTGCCAAGGTCGTTTTGAACCTGCATTTGTTAGATATCCATTACAG GAAGCAAAGATGAAAGATACTCTTGAACATGCAAGAGAACCAAACTTGAACTTGAAAGGCTACCTCCAAAGTGCGTATGTCCATCCAGTTTTCAAAGAATGCGATGAAGATGACGATGATGAAGACCATTTCGCATTTGAGAAGTACGAAAATGAGAGTGTGACTACTGTGGCCACTAAACGCCAATCCCGTCGCAATACCCCAGTGCCTAGCAGAATGACTGGTGGATCACCCACGCCGTCGTTGCCAGAAAATTATGAAGATCTACAGCTTTGA